The sequence below is a genomic window from Sander lucioperca isolate FBNREF2018 chromosome 10, SLUC_FBN_1.2, whole genome shotgun sequence.
aattaaaaaaaaaaaaaaaattggctgATTTATTGGTTTAGTTCTAATATGAATGGTCACTGGAAAAGTAGATTATGTGGAAGGAGTGGTTTAATACGTTtctgtaaatgttttgttacttttttgctgTAAAAACCTGAAGTTCATTAGAATCCATCCTAACCTATGTGACTCCAACCTGACTAAAGCCTCTTTTCTCTGTTAAAACTACTTTTTCTACTATAAACTATTGTTTCATAACCACCTTTTACTCTTACAAAGGATATGGATTCCATAATCAAAAGAGAAAAATGCTGGGTCAAGTGTAAATGTGAAggcaaaataatataataatgataaatgagtcattttatttttcattattttaatttgCACTATCTATTAGCTCTGGCTCATTACAATTCCATCTTTCCTCTAAAATGACTCGTTTTCTGTTTAACAGCTGAATTCAATGGGATTTGGGAGAGTCTGGTATATGACAGTGGAGTCAAAACCCAGGTAAAAAACATTGAGACATGAGAGAAAATGATTACATAACATTTTCACTTTTCAAAGCTAGACAACACAttgttttcatttcccttcagctCCTGGATTACGTCACAACAACAATTTACTTCtcagacaaaaatgtcaacagcAACCTGATTTCGTGGAACCGTGTTGTGCTGCTTCACGGTAAATAACTAATGACGAATCACAGTCATTTTAATCGGTTGAGGTtgtgagatagatagatggccTTCATTGTCATTGTACATGGAATTCTCCCAGACATTTGGAGAGCTCTTCTGTTCAGTGAAAGACAGTGTCAGGGTTGATGGGCAAAAATGTGATTTATCCTTTTGTTTATGCCAACATTCAGGACCCCCAGGCACAGGGAAAACGTCACTGTGCAAAGCTCTTGCTCAGAAGCTGTCAATCAGGCTGTCAAGTCGGTAAGACAATCCTCATTTCGTTGAAACCACTTTAGCAGTAAGCACCtgctatttttatttcaaagtaCACTCCTTTCCCCGCAGGTATTCTTATGGGCAATTTGTTGAGATAAACAGCCACAGCTTGTTCTCAAAGTGGTTCTCAGAGGTACACCTGGCTCCTTTTTTATGTTACATTATTTAATCGGAGGATGTTCTAGATGGAACTGATATTATTTTCATCGTGCCTCTTTGTTACAGAGCGGTAAGCTGGTCACGAAGATGTTTCAGAAGATCCAACAACTGATTGACGACAAAGATGCTCTTGTGTTTGTCCTGATTGATGAGGTGAAAATCAGCTTCTCGGAAATTAACTTGTTATTGAACTCTGTTATCTGAGCCAAGAAAAttgttacatgtcatttagctgacgcttttatccaaagcgacttacaattgctatatatgtcagaggttgcacgcctctggagcaactaggggttaagtgtcttgctcagggacacattggttgatgtatcgcagtgggaatcaaacccaggtctcccacaccaagtcgtgtcatatccactgcgccatcaccaccacaaAATCCATTTATTATTGAGTACATTCCTTCATTGATTTGCTTCCAGATTCactgatataaaacagaagGCTGTCTTGTGCATTCGTTGTACCTTAGTTATTTCATGGTCAGGAGTGTCTTTGCTGCGACTCAGGCTGCTTcttttgtgattttatttttttatggtgGGTAGGTGGAGAGTCTGACGGCAGCTAGGAGTGCCTGCCAGGCGGGAACAGAGCCCTCTGACGCCATCCGAGTGGTCAACTCCGTTCTCACTCAACTGGACCAGATCAAACGGTAAGGAAGCAaaatatctctctctcgctctattTTATATCTAGCGGGGATGtaaaaattattaaattattattattatggcatATGACACCAGAAGCCTTAGTTTTGCATTCTTACAGTCACTCTTCATTACTGTCTTCACTGGAAAATCCTTGCATCAATCTTTTGTTTTGTCCTACTAACACAAGTTTGTGTCGATATTTCAGACATTCCAACGTCGTGATCCTGACGACCTCCAATGTGACAGAAAAGATAGACTTGGCGTTCGTGGACAGAGCTGACATCAAGCAGTACATTGGACCTCCATCTGTGAAGGGCATCTACAACATCTACCTCTCCTGCCTGGAGGAGCTGATGAAGGTGACCAGACAATCTAGCAaagaatttttttatttgtaatccaAAACATATCCGCCTAAACAAGTATCTTACTTCCATATTCAAACTTTGGGGCTTATTTTATGGTGGCCATGAGGTGCAAGGCTAAGCAGTTAGAGCAGGTTGTCTACCAATCAAagggttggtggttcgatccctggcttCTCCTGTCCAAATGGTATAGTCAAAGTTGAGCAAGACACTCAACCCCAAATCCTCCCAATGGTTAGGCCAGCACCTTGATGGAGTGCTTTGGATAAAGGGCCATTCAATTTGATTGAACTGAAAACGCAACAGCATTTtacaaaacagaaatcacaacaACGATTCAGAAAACATTTAAGAACActtcaacaaaaacacatagACGTTTGACTGTGAGATGGTTAATGAAAGATGAAAGCAGGGCCAAGACATCCTTTGATGGACAGGTGGAAGAATGGCAGGGCAAGAATAATGTGCTGATATGCACTAATATCAGACCGCACTGGATTCCAGAAAATTCATTCAATATAAAGTGCCAAATTAGCCATTagctattattttttttcccttaaaGAGCGCCTCTTCATGCCAGCACTTTcctgtgtgaacagttaacttcatttaatattgtatgtggtgttttcttttgccgggttcaaatgttccaccaaaacaagttccttaccgagaccattttgcaaagccaccgttgctgcgtctggagcttggCGCCCCCAAGATCATTTTGACGtaattggttcaaagaaatgcaaacaacccagagtgggtttttttttctcatatccTGCAATATATgtgtggaggagccagaccttactctgcaGCTCTGTGGGGATAGGTCTGGAAATGCAAGACTAaccctacaaccaatcagagcaaggACAAATGTAAACAGACTACAGTGTGCAGAGATGAGCTGTGATGAAGTAGCAATCCCTGTATCAATATGTCTGTGAACCAGTGTTGCCGTTTTTGCCATCAGAATTTGAAAATTGTACTTTAAAAAGTCCTCTTTACTAAGCTAGGTTTATGCTTGCTGTAGTGACCCCGGCGCACGGCTGCGTGAGCCAAAGATGACGTCATCACATATTTTGCGCAAAGCACGAAGGCTCCGCAAATTGTCAGTCATTGTCTAAAACCGGTCCCATATGACataaacggttgtgattggcccGGTCGGCTGGAAATCTCTCTGAGCGGGAAGGGAACCACATGTTtctgccagagcaaataaaCCATGAGCTTGCAGATCCTTCTGCTTCCCAGGCTAGtggaaaatataaattatacgTAAAAGATAGTGATAATGTTTATCTTTATTATCTTCTAAAACAGTCGTAAGCTGCAACAGtacaaaagcaacattttttatttaaaagggtgAGTTGATACATTTGAATTTCTTATGTCTATGCTTCATGATATGTGCAGTGCCAGATCATCTACCCTCGGCAGCAGCTGTTTACCATGTTTGAGCTCGAGACGATGGGCTTTGCAAAGAGTGAGGTGTCCGAACACAGTCTGAACCTGAGGAACATTGCTCTGTGAGTACATCCTCCCATAATGCAGTAGCACCCAAATCCCACCGTCTCTGTGCTCTAGTCATAACATCAAGCGCCAGTGAGAACTTGAAAAACCACAggctaatgttttgtttttcttttcatttccagaAAAAGCAAAGGTTTGAGTGGAAGAGCACTCAGGAAGTTACCGTTTCTATCCCATGCACTGTTTGTAAAGgtaagtatttattttgttctACAGAGTGTAGGAAGAAAAGAGTCGTAtagtttttttaatgacttttttttaaatttgtttgcCTGCAGACACCGACAGTGACTCTTGAGAGGTTTTTGGAGGCTATGGACCAAGCAGTGGATAAACAGACAGAGGAAAAAGCTAACCTGGTCAACGGTGTCTGAACTTATTACAGTGCCCAAAGACAAAGACACATGATTGTTCATGAGCTCTCAATCCCATGCCTCATATCTTTTTATAAAGCTTAATCCATTCATTTGGCAGCAATGTGTTAAATATACTGGCAAGTAacagtgttgtgtttttttttttttttttttttttacaaatactaTCTATAACATAAGTAATTATTCAGGTAATTCTGTTGGTGCTGCTAGCCTAAATACCAAGTCGGTTTCAGGCAGTTTAAGATGGAGTACCCAGTGCTTGAATTTTCTGTTTACTCTGTTCTTAGTTTCAAAGTGATATTTCAACATTCAGCTTTAACCTTCATTCAGCTTCTTTTGGTTCCTAatgttaaagggacagttcacatTTGTATTAGCATTAGTTACTTTCCTTAATATCACTGCGTACACATTAGCTCAGTCTGGATTTTATTGGAAATATCCCATTGAGATGgcaatgtgtttttgttaagtGGTTCAATTTTTTGCTGTTCATTTCTCTTATACAAGTTGCCAGCTCACTGAGATACCTACATCCATGGGATCTGTAGAATAAGATAATGTTAATGTATGATACCAacttatgttaaaaaatatgaactatCCCTTAAACATGCTGTTTTTTCATACACTCAGTGTTCATGTGTTATGTGTTTTAAAAAGGGATGTTCCTCGTAGACCATCACTTCAAAAAATGTCAGTTCTATATTTATGTTAACAACATATCTTCTTTAAACTTTCTGGATTCATGCATTCATTAGCCtacaactttattttgt
It includes:
- the trip13 gene encoding pachytene checkpoint protein 2 homolog isoform X1; translation: MVFTGMDGDRMEVGNQKQNIHVEVHVKSHSTAKLSEVRIHILALLNRHSMVFGNYRWTEFDEDFLQKHVESVAIVDLEELVTQPLDLKSCSVSVHIFTLNEDGPSTLSLEEDEELSAANHWLLPAAEFNGIWESLVYDSGVKTQLLDYVTTTIYFSDKNVNSNLISWNRVVLLHGPPGTGKTSLCKALAQKLSIRLSSRYSYGQFVEINSHSLFSKWFSESGKLVTKMFQKIQQLIDDKDALVFVLIDEVESLTAARSACQAGTEPSDAIRVVNSVLTQLDQIKRHSNVVILTTSNVTEKIDLAFVDRADIKQYIGPPSVKGIYNIYLSCLEELMKCQIIYPRQQLFTMFELETMGFAKSEVSEHSLNLRNIALKSKGLSGRALRKLPFLSHALFVKTPTVTLERFLEAMDQAVDKQTEEKANLVNGV
- the trip13 gene encoding pachytene checkpoint protein 2 homolog isoform X2; the encoded protein is MDGDRMEVGNQKQNIHVEVHVKSHSTAKLSEVRIHILALLNRHSMVFGNYRWTEFDEDFLQKHVESVAIVDLEELVTQPLDLKSCSVSVHIFTLNEDGPSTLSLEEDEELSAANHWLLPAAEFNGIWESLVYDSGVKTQLLDYVTTTIYFSDKNVNSNLISWNRVVLLHGPPGTGKTSLCKALAQKLSIRLSSRYSYGQFVEINSHSLFSKWFSESGKLVTKMFQKIQQLIDDKDALVFVLIDEVESLTAARSACQAGTEPSDAIRVVNSVLTQLDQIKRHSNVVILTTSNVTEKIDLAFVDRADIKQYIGPPSVKGIYNIYLSCLEELMKCQIIYPRQQLFTMFELETMGFAKSEVSEHSLNLRNIALKSKGLSGRALRKLPFLSHALFVKTPTVTLERFLEAMDQAVDKQTEEKANLVNGV